In Microcaecilia unicolor chromosome 1, aMicUni1.1, whole genome shotgun sequence, the following are encoded in one genomic region:
- the RPL15 gene encoding 60S ribosomal protein L15 has protein sequence MGAYKYMQELWRKKQSDVMRFLLRVRCWQYRQLSSLHRAPRPTRPDKARRLGYKAKQGYVIYRIRVRRGGRKRPVPKGATYGKPVHHGVNQIKFARSLQSVAEERAGRHCGGLRVLSSYWVGEDSTYKFFEVVLIDPFHKAIRRNPDTQWITKPVHKHREMRGLTSAGKKSRGLGKGHKFHLTIGGSRRAAWRRRNTLQLHRYR, from the exons ATGGGTGCATACAAATACATGCAAGAACTATGGAGGAAGAAGCAGTCAGATGTGATGCGTTTCCTGTTGCGAGTCCGATGCTGGCAGTATCGCCAGTTATCTTCCCTCCACCGGGCACCCCGTCCCACTAGGCCAGACAAGGCTCGAAGGCTGGGGTATAAGGCTAAACAAG GCTATGTTATCTACCGTATTCGAGTTCGCCGAGGTGGTCGCAAACGCCCTGTCCCTAAGGGAGCTACTTACGGTAAACCCGTCCACCATGGTGTCAACCAAATCAAATTTGCACGCAGCCTGCAGTCAGTTGCTGAG GAGCGTGCTGGCCGGCACTGTGGGGGTTTGAGAGTACTGAGCTCATATTGGGTGGGTGAAGATTCCACGTACAAGTTCTTTGAGGTTGTTCTTATTGACCCATTCCACAAGGCCATCAGGCGCAACCCTGACACCCAGTGGATCACAAAGCCAGTCCACAAACACAGAGAGATGCGTGGACTGACATCAGCTGGCAAGAAGAGCCGTGGGCTTGGCAAGGGCCACAAATTCCATCTCACCATTGGTGGTTCACGGCGTGCAGCCTGGAGAAGACGCAATACTTTGCAACTCCACCGTTATCGCTAA